A DNA window from Chryseobacterium sp. MEBOG06 contains the following coding sequences:
- a CDS encoding type IX secretion system plug protein domain-containing protein, with protein MKTLRILLLSLGGLAFGQKIQSIQLFNPQTNDETPVIKMGEQLVLSFDDLTNGSNIYRYTIKHYDRNWNDDNLFFTEFAAGSMNALLDQFQYSFNTLQAYTHYKLTFPNDKIQPKISGNYELIVYQDSADQPLFKKRFYLVENGATMALNISRLADARNPNLNQRVEVKASSAGGDISSNVNSMTLNVMQNNNPNMVITNQKASTVLGNQLLFQQMNLAFPGDNEFYYFDNKNMNIAADMVRATEIKDDVNQTYLHPVWAFPLNYQYQPDVNGAWYYRRNDLGRERDAEREADYSWVYFYLDSDPVDRDIYVLGGFNNFMPAKENQMQYDPATKQYVARIFLKQGFYNYVLATKQGNGPLDFGEVNGNFWQAENLYQAFLYYAPFGRNYDGLMGYGEFRTPIGNKR; from the coding sequence ATGAAAACTTTGCGAATACTCTTACTCTCTTTGGGTGGGCTGGCTTTTGGACAAAAGATCCAAAGTATTCAGCTGTTCAACCCTCAGACCAATGACGAAACTCCCGTAATCAAGATGGGAGAACAGTTGGTGTTAAGTTTTGATGATCTTACCAATGGCAGTAATATCTACCGGTATACCATCAAACATTATGACAGAAACTGGAATGATGATAACCTGTTTTTTACAGAATTTGCAGCGGGAAGCATGAATGCACTTCTTGATCAGTTCCAGTATTCTTTCAATACACTTCAGGCTTATACACACTATAAGCTGACTTTTCCAAATGATAAAATACAGCCAAAGATTTCAGGAAATTATGAATTGATCGTGTATCAGGATTCTGCAGATCAACCTCTCTTTAAAAAACGTTTCTATTTGGTGGAAAATGGTGCTACCATGGCTTTAAATATTTCAAGATTAGCAGACGCAAGAAATCCAAACCTGAACCAAAGGGTAGAAGTGAAAGCAAGTTCGGCAGGAGGAGATATCTCTTCAAATGTCAACTCCATGACTCTGAATGTAATGCAGAATAATAATCCAAATATGGTTATTACGAACCAGAAAGCAAGTACTGTGTTAGGAAATCAACTGCTTTTCCAGCAGATGAATCTTGCTTTTCCTGGAGACAATGAATTTTATTATTTCGATAATAAAAATATGAATATTGCGGCAGACATGGTTCGGGCAACCGAAATAAAAGATGATGTTAATCAGACTTATCTGCACCCCGTATGGGCTTTCCCTCTCAATTATCAGTATCAGCCCGATGTGAATGGGGCATGGTATTACAGAAGGAATGATTTAGGAAGAGAAAGAGATGCGGAGAGAGAAGCAGACTATTCGTGGGTTTATTTCTATCTGGACTCAGATCCTGTAGATAGGGATATCTATGTTCTGGGAGGGTTCAATAATTTTATGCCTGCTAAAGAAAATCAGATGCAGTATGATCCGGCCACCAAACAGTATGTTGCCAGAATATTTCTGAAGCAAGGATTTTATAATTATGTTTTAGCAACCAAGCAAGGCAATGGGCCTTTGGATTTTGGCGAAGTAAATGGTAATTTCTGGCAGGCAGAAAACTTATATCAGGCCTTTTTATACTATGCACCTTTTGGAAGAAACTATGATGGATTAATGGGGTATGGAGAGTTCAGAACTCCTATTGGAAATAAGCGTTAA
- a CDS encoding helix-turn-helix domain-containing protein, translated as MNNHFFDLLEYTNRSVFLTGKAGTGKTTFLNDFVRRTKKKHVVIAPTGIAAINAGGVTIHSMFGLPLRTFLPTTERIDTSLANNIADLMPHFKYRKDKLKLLREVEIIIIDEVSMLRADVLDMMDFSLRFIRRNNQRFGGVQMLFIGDLYQLPPVVRDEHILKMYYNSPFFFDSHAIKDIPIVTIELTKVYRQSDEQFLEILNAIRDGDVANIDFDLLNKRYDPDFDMGKESYVYLCSHNRMADEINQEKLAGIKVDAQTFEAKLVGDFKENQYPNEQFLELKIGAQIMFIRNDISGEKKYFNGKLGEIIGLDENEIRVVLDESEREIVVKRETWEQKKYFLDTDKNIQEEVLGSFEQFPIKLAWAVTIHKSQGLTFDKVIIDAGKSFTAGQVYVALSRCRTLEGIVLKSRITPEVIFKDERILHFHTDTVANDHVEAILNQEKYDYSVRKVLRTIDCQWFLKEVEDWNNLSIVTKNIDHVKSKQLYLQLKHEAVNLGKIFEKLERIIFQKVNNFIGEKEEWSEIESKSKGAVNFFFTETRNKIFDPLKEFYAEIKGAKGLKQYNEEFKNWLEDIEEYLNSLKDIHLLETKLLDEKNDKEINLKIAKVPSQVLTFQLFEQGKTIGEIAFERGLVKETVIGHLAKFAEQGLLDISRVITSDKIKVFETEFYSNPRETLTEWKNALPSDFEFNEIRILINHYNYKKESNK; from the coding sequence ATGAACAATCATTTTTTTGACTTATTAGAGTACACGAACAGAAGCGTTTTTCTGACTGGTAAAGCCGGGACAGGTAAAACGACATTTCTTAATGATTTTGTAAGACGGACAAAGAAAAAACATGTTGTGATAGCTCCCACCGGGATTGCGGCTATCAATGCAGGAGGAGTTACGATTCACTCTATGTTTGGATTACCGTTGAGAACCTTTCTTCCTACTACAGAAAGAATAGATACCAGCTTGGCCAATAATATTGCCGATCTGATGCCCCATTTCAAATACCGGAAAGATAAACTCAAGCTTTTAAGAGAGGTTGAGATTATCATTATTGATGAGGTTTCCATGTTGAGAGCCGACGTGCTGGATATGATGGATTTCTCGTTAAGGTTTATCAGAAGAAATAACCAGAGGTTTGGCGGAGTACAAATGCTCTTTATTGGAGACCTTTATCAGCTGCCACCAGTAGTAAGGGATGAGCATATTCTGAAAATGTATTACAATTCTCCTTTCTTTTTTGACAGCCATGCTATTAAAGATATTCCAATTGTCACCATTGAGCTTACAAAAGTATACCGTCAGTCTGATGAACAATTTCTTGAAATCCTGAATGCTATCCGTGACGGAGATGTGGCGAATATAGACTTTGATCTTCTTAATAAAAGATATGATCCCGATTTTGATATGGGAAAAGAATCCTATGTCTATCTGTGTTCCCATAATAGGATGGCCGACGAGATCAATCAGGAGAAATTAGCAGGAATCAAAGTGGATGCACAAACTTTTGAGGCTAAACTTGTTGGAGATTTTAAAGAAAACCAATATCCCAATGAGCAGTTTTTAGAATTGAAAATTGGAGCACAGATTATGTTTATCAGAAATGATATTTCCGGGGAAAAGAAATATTTCAATGGTAAATTAGGTGAAATTATTGGATTGGATGAAAATGAGATCCGCGTAGTACTGGATGAAAGTGAAAGGGAAATCGTTGTAAAAAGAGAAACCTGGGAGCAGAAAAAATATTTCCTTGATACCGATAAAAATATTCAGGAAGAAGTTCTGGGAAGTTTTGAGCAGTTTCCTATAAAACTTGCCTGGGCTGTTACTATTCATAAAAGTCAGGGACTGACGTTTGATAAGGTAATTATTGATGCAGGGAAAAGTTTTACAGCAGGTCAGGTATACGTTGCACTATCGCGTTGCAGAACGTTGGAAGGCATTGTTTTAAAATCAAGAATTACTCCTGAAGTTATCTTTAAAGATGAACGAATTCTGCATTTTCATACAGATACAGTGGCCAATGATCATGTTGAAGCCATACTGAATCAGGAAAAGTATGATTACAGTGTCCGAAAAGTACTTCGCACAATAGACTGCCAATGGTTTTTGAAAGAGGTTGAAGACTGGAATAATCTTTCAATTGTTACTAAAAATATTGACCACGTAAAAAGCAAGCAGCTTTATCTGCAGCTAAAACATGAGGCGGTAAACCTTGGGAAAATCTTTGAAAAACTGGAGCGCATCATTTTCCAGAAGGTTAATAATTTTATTGGTGAAAAAGAAGAGTGGTCTGAAATTGAAAGCAAATCAAAAGGAGCCGTTAATTTCTTTTTTACAGAAACCAGAAATAAAATATTTGATCCTTTGAAGGAGTTTTATGCTGAAATCAAAGGAGCTAAAGGCTTGAAGCAATACAACGAAGAATTTAAAAACTGGCTGGAAGATATTGAAGAATATTTAAACAGTCTGAAAGATATTCACCTTCTTGAAACTAAACTTTTAGATGAAAAGAATGATAAAGAAATCAATCTGAAAATTGCTAAAGTTCCGTCACAGGTTTTAACCTTCCAATTGTTTGAACAGGGAAAAACCATCGGTGAAATTGCTTTTGAAAGAGGTTTGGTAAAAGAAACGGTAATAGGACATCTTGCGAAATTTGCAGAGCAGGGATTACTGGATATCTCGAGAGTCATTACCTCTGATAAGATTAAAGTTTTTGAAACGGAGTTCTACAGTAATCCACGCGAAACTTTAACAGAGTGGAAAAATGCGCTGCCGAGCGATTTTGAATTTAATGAGATCAGGATTTTAATCAATCATTATAATTATAAAAAGGAGAGTAATAAGTAA
- a CDS encoding LLM class flavin-dependent oxidoreductase produces MKNFEISVLDLAPVKQGKSIHDTFQDSLSLANHTENLDYKRFWLAEHHNMESIASSATSVLIGFIANGTKKIRVGSGGIMLPNHSSLIIAEQFGTLESLFPGRIDLGVGRAPGTDGLTAQALGRNPAIINEQFPRQILELQRYFSKENADAMVRAIPGEGLDVPLYILGSSTDSAWLAAELGLPYAFAGHFAPEQMEMAFKIYREHFEPSKYLDKPYIIACVNGVAADTSEEAHKISTTLFQAFINIVRNDRKPFAPPVDDMDDIWSPMEKSMVLQKLRYTFIGNQTEIQEKMKSFQEKFNVDELMINSHIYDHQKRLRSYEIFREAVNSLSKA; encoded by the coding sequence ATGAAAAATTTTGAAATATCGGTACTTGATCTTGCTCCCGTAAAGCAGGGAAAAAGTATTCACGATACCTTTCAGGACAGTTTATCTTTAGCTAATCACACTGAAAATTTAGACTATAAAAGATTCTGGCTGGCTGAACACCACAATATGGAAAGTATTGCGAGTTCTGCCACATCGGTTTTAATTGGTTTTATTGCCAATGGGACAAAAAAAATCAGAGTTGGTTCAGGGGGAATCATGCTCCCGAATCATAGTTCTCTAATCATTGCGGAACAATTTGGAACACTGGAATCTTTATTTCCCGGGAGAATAGACCTTGGAGTGGGAAGAGCTCCGGGAACTGACGGGCTGACTGCTCAGGCATTAGGGAGAAATCCTGCTATTATCAACGAACAGTTTCCTAGACAGATCCTGGAACTTCAGCGTTATTTTTCTAAAGAAAATGCGGATGCTATGGTACGTGCTATTCCTGGAGAAGGATTGGATGTGCCACTTTATATTTTAGGATCTAGCACGGATAGTGCGTGGCTGGCTGCTGAACTTGGATTGCCCTATGCTTTTGCCGGACACTTTGCCCCTGAGCAGATGGAAATGGCTTTTAAAATCTACAGAGAGCATTTCGAACCGTCAAAATATTTGGATAAACCCTATATCATTGCCTGCGTAAATGGAGTAGCTGCCGACACTTCTGAAGAAGCACACAAGATTTCTACTACTTTATTTCAGGCCTTTATCAATATTGTGAGAAATGACAGAAAACCATTTGCTCCACCGGTAGATGATATGGATGACATCTGGTCGCCTATGGAGAAATCTATGGTTTTGCAGAAACTGAGATATACTTTTATAGGAAACCAGACTGAAATTCAGGAAAAGATGAAAAGTTTTCAGGAAAAGTTTAATGTGGATGAGCTGATGATCAATTCGCACATTTATGATCATCAGAAGAGACTTAGATCTTACGAAATTTTCAGAGAGGCGGTAAACTCATTATCCAAAGCGTAA
- the hemH gene encoding ferrochelatase translates to MNNKGILLVNLGSPRSTAVNDVREYLDEFLMDERVIDYRWIFRALLVQGVILKTRPAKSAEAYKTVWTDEGSPLIFITERIQKKLRKVVDVPVEIGMRYAEPSIETGIQKLVDQGVSEIVLFPLYPQYAMSTTETVIEKAEEVRKKKFPKVKINYIQPFYNREIYINCLAESIKEKLPENFDALQFSYHGVPERHLYKTDPSDTCKIDDANCINSQVDTHNAYCYRHQCYKTTEAVIAKMGLPKEKTIVSFQSRLGKDKWIEPYTDETLETIPKKGVKNLAIVCPAFVSDCLETLEEISVEGKEQFMHGGGESFQYIPCLNDEDRWIDVVKTLCEEKLNDFYLV, encoded by the coding sequence TTGAATAATAAAGGAATTTTACTGGTCAATCTTGGATCACCAAGATCTACAGCTGTAAACGATGTAAGGGAATATCTTGATGAATTTTTGATGGATGAGAGGGTGATCGATTACCGCTGGATCTTTCGTGCACTTCTCGTTCAGGGAGTTATTTTGAAAACAAGACCTGCAAAATCTGCTGAAGCGTATAAAACAGTTTGGACAGATGAAGGTTCTCCTCTGATTTTCATTACAGAAAGAATACAGAAAAAACTTCGGAAAGTGGTGGATGTTCCGGTAGAAATCGGAATGAGATATGCGGAACCAAGTATTGAAACCGGTATTCAGAAGCTGGTAGATCAGGGAGTATCAGAAATTGTTCTTTTTCCTTTATATCCTCAGTATGCCATGAGTACAACGGAAACTGTTATTGAAAAAGCGGAAGAAGTAAGAAAAAAGAAGTTCCCAAAAGTAAAGATCAATTATATCCAGCCTTTCTACAATAGGGAGATTTATATCAACTGTCTGGCAGAAAGCATTAAAGAGAAGCTTCCTGAAAATTTTGATGCCCTGCAGTTTTCTTATCATGGGGTTCCTGAAAGGCATCTCTATAAAACAGATCCGTCCGATACGTGTAAAATTGATGATGCCAACTGTATCAATAGTCAGGTAGACACTCACAACGCATATTGCTACAGACATCAATGTTATAAAACTACGGAAGCCGTAATTGCTAAAATGGGACTTCCAAAAGAAAAGACAATTGTTTCTTTTCAGTCAAGATTAGGAAAAGATAAATGGATTGAACCTTATACAGATGAAACCTTGGAAACCATCCCTAAAAAAGGTGTAAAAAATCTGGCTATTGTTTGTCCCGCATTTGTTTCAGACTGTCTTGAAACATTGGAAGAAATTTCTGTAGAAGGAAAAGAGCAGTTTATGCATGGTGGTGGTGAAAGTTTCCAATATATTCCCTGCCTGAATGATGAAGACCGCTGGATTGATGTAGTAAAAACACTTTGCGAAGAGAAACTGAATGATTTTTACCTGGTATAA
- a CDS encoding NifU family protein, which translates to MRTVLIEPTENPKVMKFVTDYNLIPGSLELDRNSDISEIPLAQELFNYPFVERIFITANFVAVAKQDTIEWEHVAESLKNVIEDELLANPRIYLQKKKEMYQIYAEMTPNPNVMKFVSSKLLMDGFVEVKSKEAAEEVPLALAIFKEFDFATEVFISDNFVAVTRDNSVEWHQVMMTVRALIAEHLQNGGEISKIEPQKHENPVEKIINRDYTEVEQKISDILNEYVAPAVENDGGKISLMEYDEANKTAKMLLQGACSGCPSSTATLKNGIENILKQFVPDLVEKVEAVNG; encoded by the coding sequence ATGCGTACCGTACTTATAGAACCAACCGAAAACCCGAAAGTAATGAAGTTTGTAACAGATTACAATCTTATTCCCGGGTCATTAGAGTTGGACAGAAACTCAGATATTTCAGAAATTCCTTTAGCACAGGAACTTTTTAATTATCCTTTTGTAGAAAGAATTTTCATCACGGCTAATTTTGTAGCTGTGGCAAAGCAGGATACTATTGAATGGGAACATGTTGCTGAAAGTCTGAAAAATGTGATTGAAGACGAATTATTGGCTAACCCTAGAATTTATCTTCAGAAGAAAAAAGAGATGTATCAGATCTATGCTGAAATGACTCCGAATCCAAATGTAATGAAATTTGTTTCAAGCAAATTACTTATGGATGGTTTCGTAGAAGTAAAATCAAAAGAAGCTGCAGAGGAAGTTCCTTTGGCGCTGGCTATTTTTAAAGAGTTTGATTTTGCCACTGAAGTTTTTATTTCTGATAATTTCGTAGCAGTCACAAGAGACAATTCTGTAGAATGGCATCAGGTAATGATGACTGTTCGTGCTCTTATTGCTGAACATCTTCAAAACGGAGGCGAGATATCAAAGATTGAACCTCAGAAACACGAAAACCCTGTTGAAAAAATCATCAATAGAGATTATACGGAAGTTGAGCAGAAAATTTCTGATATATTAAATGAATATGTAGCTCCTGCAGTGGAGAACGACGGTGGAAAAATTTCTTTAATGGAATATGATGAGGCTAACAAAACTGCAAAAATGCTTCTACAGGGAGCATGCTCAGGATGTCCAAGTTCTACTGCTACTCTGAAAAACGGAATTGAAAATATTTTAAAACAATTCGTTCCGGATCTTGTAGAAAAAGTAGAAGCGGTAAATGGATAA
- a CDS encoding NADPH-dependent FMN reductase encodes MLPDNRIVVIIGSASKNSSNQRLIEQVLEKNADADFQIYNDLSVLPHFDTELTDLNTPEEVLKIREDIQHSAGIIFSTPEYIFSIPGRLKNLLEWCVSTTVFSEKPVAVITASASGEKGHEELLLIVKTLGAKTDDKHQLLIKGIKGKFDSNGLLESDTFAKVEKLVTDFTSSVS; translated from the coding sequence ATGCTTCCTGACAATAGGATTGTAGTTATTATTGGAAGTGCCTCAAAAAATTCCAGTAATCAGAGACTGATTGAGCAGGTATTAGAGAAGAATGCTGATGCAGATTTCCAGATCTATAATGATCTTTCTGTCCTTCCACATTTTGATACTGAACTCACGGATCTGAATACCCCGGAAGAAGTTTTGAAAATAAGAGAAGATATTCAACACTCGGCAGGCATTATATTTTCGACACCAGAATATATTTTCAGTATTCCCGGCCGGTTAAAAAACCTGTTGGAATGGTGTGTTTCCACGACTGTTTTTTCTGAAAAACCAGTTGCTGTAATCACTGCCTCTGCAAGTGGAGAAAAAGGACATGAGGAATTATTGTTGATTGTAAAAACTCTTGGGGCCAAAACAGATGATAAACATCAGCTATTGATAAAAGGGATAAAAGGCAAATTTGACAGCAATGGCTTGCTTGAAAGTGATACCTTTGCTAAAGTAGAAAAATTAGTAACAGATTTCACAAGCTCTGTTTCATAA
- a CDS encoding M4 family metallopeptidase → MKTKFILAVSIAACSFVFGQSTPSKLVPGKIGLHADFMRFEKDGPAFQGSPVLFDETSQRLSPGQARKLGLEKDALGFETYRFQQTVNDIPVEYGMMAVQTKDGKIVGETGKWVLQLPQRMDKKANISESTALQSALSFVRADVYKWQNREEEDFLKKESGDPKASFAPKGELVYYSDPDDERLSELRLAYKFDIYAEKPLSRQYVFVDAKDGKVLGVDAIIHEVNSPGTATTGYSGNRNIVTDSYNGSYRLRETGRNGGTAVETYNLKKGTNYSTAVDFTDTDNIWNNVNANKDQYATDAHWGAEMTLDYLYTKFGRKSIDNNNFAIKSYVHYSTNYFNAFWDGSRMTYGDGSSTTNGGKPLTAIDVCGHEITHGMTSKTANLAYQRESGALNEGFSDIFGNSIERWARPTQASWTLGEDFSYVIRDMANPNAYSQPDTYLGTYWKATTTSGCASPSQANDYCGVHTNSGVLNFWYYLLVTGGSGTNDKGFAYNVSGIGLDKAAAIAYRTLTSYLTSSSTYANTRTYSLQAAADLYGAGSNEVTQVTNAWNAVGVGGGTSPAGKAAVADTPLYTISPNPATDRFTVAFEGKQGKGTIELISLTGKREISEKVEITDGINRLNVQLPSNILPGVYIVMVNGQKAGNLIKK, encoded by the coding sequence ATGAAAACAAAATTTATCTTAGCAGTAAGTATTGCTGCCTGCTCTTTTGTTTTTGGACAAAGCACACCATCAAAATTAGTTCCGGGTAAAATCGGATTACACGCAGATTTTATGCGATTTGAAAAAGACGGACCTGCTTTCCAGGGAAGCCCGGTTTTATTTGACGAAACTTCTCAGAGGCTTTCACCAGGTCAGGCAAGAAAACTTGGGCTGGAAAAAGACGCGCTGGGATTTGAAACTTACCGTTTTCAACAGACCGTTAATGACATTCCTGTAGAATACGGAATGATGGCTGTACAAACCAAGGATGGAAAGATTGTAGGAGAAACAGGAAAATGGGTTTTGCAGCTTCCACAAAGAATGGATAAAAAAGCCAATATTTCTGAAAGTACAGCATTGCAAAGTGCTTTATCTTTTGTAAGAGCAGATGTTTACAAGTGGCAAAACAGGGAAGAAGAGGATTTTCTTAAAAAAGAATCCGGTGATCCTAAAGCAAGCTTTGCTCCGAAGGGAGAACTTGTCTATTATTCAGACCCTGATGATGAAAGATTAAGTGAGCTGAGATTAGCTTATAAATTTGATATTTATGCAGAAAAACCATTAAGCAGACAATATGTTTTTGTAGATGCAAAGGATGGGAAAGTTCTGGGCGTAGATGCGATCATTCATGAAGTAAATAGTCCGGGAACTGCTACAACAGGTTACAGTGGTAACCGGAATATTGTAACCGATTCTTATAATGGAAGTTACAGGTTGAGGGAAACAGGAAGAAACGGAGGAACCGCCGTAGAAACTTATAATTTGAAAAAAGGGACCAATTATTCCACCGCTGTTGATTTTACAGATACAGATAATATATGGAATAATGTGAATGCCAATAAAGATCAATATGCTACTGATGCCCATTGGGGAGCAGAAATGACGTTGGACTATCTGTATACAAAATTCGGGAGAAAGAGTATTGATAATAACAACTTTGCGATCAAATCATATGTACATTATTCTACCAATTATTTTAATGCATTTTGGGATGGTTCAAGAATGACTTATGGAGATGGAAGTTCTACTACGAATGGAGGAAAACCTTTAACAGCAATTGATGTTTGCGGCCACGAGATTACCCACGGGATGACCTCCAAAACAGCAAACCTTGCTTACCAGAGAGAATCCGGAGCTTTGAATGAAGGCTTTTCTGATATTTTTGGAAATTCCATCGAACGTTGGGCAAGACCTACTCAGGCAAGCTGGACACTGGGAGAAGATTTCAGCTATGTCATAAGAGATATGGCGAATCCTAATGCCTACAGTCAGCCGGATACCTATTTGGGAACTTACTGGAAGGCAACCACTACTTCAGGATGTGCTTCCCCTAGTCAGGCTAATGATTATTGCGGGGTACATACCAATTCGGGAGTTCTTAACTTTTGGTATTATTTATTAGTGACAGGAGGATCTGGAACTAATGATAAAGGCTTTGCTTATAATGTCTCAGGAATCGGACTGGATAAAGCAGCGGCTATTGCTTACAGAACATTAACTTCCTATCTTACTTCGTCATCTACTTATGCCAATACAAGAACTTACTCTCTTCAGGCAGCCGCAGATTTATATGGAGCAGGCAGTAATGAGGTGACGCAGGTAACTAATGCCTGGAATGCTGTAGGCGTGGGTGGAGGAACTTCTCCGGCAGGAAAAGCAGCAGTAGCAGATACTCCGCTTTATACAATAAGTCCAAATCCGGCAACAGACAGATTCACAGTAGCCTTTGAAGGAAAACAAGGAAAAGGAACCATAGAATTGATAAGCTTAACAGGAAAAAGAGAAATTTCTGAAAAGGTAGAAATTACGGATGGTATCAATAGATTGAATGTACAGCTTCCTTCCAATATTCTTCCTGGAGTATATATTGTAATGGTCAACGGGCAGAAAGCAGGAAATCTGATTAAAAAGTAA
- a CDS encoding gamma carbonic anhydrase family protein — protein MALVKELLGKIPQIGENTFLAETATIIGDVTMGKDCSVWYNAVIRGDVHYIKMGNKVNVQDNAMLHCTYQKHPLNIGNNVSIGHNAIVHGCTIHDNVLIGMGAIVMDDCLVEENSIVGAGSVVTQGTHIKSGEVWGGVPAKKIKDINAQLLEGEVNRIADNYVKYSSWYKENVKDYEL, from the coding sequence ATGGCACTTGTAAAAGAACTTTTAGGAAAAATCCCACAGATCGGAGAGAATACTTTTTTAGCTGAAACAGCTACAATCATTGGAGATGTTACCATGGGAAAAGACTGCAGCGTTTGGTACAATGCAGTAATCAGGGGAGATGTTCATTACATCAAAATGGGAAACAAGGTAAACGTTCAGGATAATGCAATGCTGCACTGTACCTATCAGAAACACCCTTTGAATATTGGAAACAATGTTTCTATCGGTCATAATGCAATTGTACATGGATGTACAATCCATGATAACGTACTGATCGGAATGGGAGCGATTGTAATGGATGACTGCCTGGTAGAAGAAAATTCTATTGTTGGAGCAGGTTCAGTAGTAACTCAGGGAACGCATATTAAATCCGGAGAAGTTTGGGGAGGTGTTCCGGCAAAAAAGATTAAAGATATTAATGCGCAGTTACTGGAAGGTGAAGTGAATAGAATTGCCGATAACTACGTGAAATATTCTTCATGGTATAAAGAAAATGTGAAAGATTACGAATTATAG
- a CDS encoding MBL fold metallo-hydrolase, whose protein sequence is MLQIQGFVFNFASENTYILYNENKNAWLIDPGNMNAQETQAISNFITENGLKIQKILLTHAHIDHVFGLQWAFDTFKVPVNMHQEDQDVLDMLQASGVRFGMKIDPVKVDIEYIKEGDELELDGEKFKIYHVPGHSPGSIVYHNENQKFMISGDVLFEGSIGRTDLYKGNYDQLIDGIKTKLFVLDNDTQVFSGHGNPTSIGFEKQYNPFLK, encoded by the coding sequence ATGCTTCAGATTCAAGGCTTCGTATTCAACTTCGCAAGTGAAAATACATACATCCTTTACAACGAAAATAAAAATGCCTGGTTAATTGACCCGGGAAATATGAATGCACAGGAAACTCAGGCAATTAGTAATTTCATTACTGAAAATGGGCTGAAAATCCAGAAAATTCTTCTGACGCATGCTCATATTGATCATGTCTTTGGGCTTCAGTGGGCTTTTGATACCTTCAAAGTTCCGGTCAATATGCATCAGGAAGATCAGGATGTTTTGGATATGCTTCAGGCAAGCGGAGTAAGATTCGGGATGAAGATCGATCCTGTAAAAGTAGATATTGAATATATAAAAGAGGGAGACGAATTGGAACTGGATGGAGAAAAATTCAAAATTTACCATGTTCCGGGGCATTCTCCGGGAAGTATAGTTTATCATAATGAAAATCAGAAATTCATGATCTCCGGTGATGTCCTTTTTGAAGGCAGTATCGGAAGAACAGATTTGTATAAAGGAAATTATGATCAGCTGATCGATGGGATTAAAACAAAGCTTTTTGTTTTGGACAATGATACTCAGGTATTTTCAGGGCATGGAAACCCTACTTCGATTGGGTTTGAAAAACAATACAATCCGTTTCTGAAGTAA